The Prunus persica cultivar Lovell chromosome G8, Prunus_persica_NCBIv2, whole genome shotgun sequence genome includes a region encoding these proteins:
- the LOC18768134 gene encoding uncharacterized protein LOC18768134 has product MATLPSFVSFSSSLPLLPLRPPPLHPLISSTTTSNLKPRRFSGLVLASSSASPFDDLSSRSSSRPIQSSKSKKSVLSNLIQEIEPLNVSLIQKDVPPTTVDAMKRTISGMLGLLPSDQFQVLIEALWEPLSKLLVSSMMTGYTLRNAEYRLCLERNFDMCDTKLEKQTPENSEVDLQGMLLESANIIKFPSKDEFSSKDGEVTEDSLENIDIQGLGEVSPEALQYVLHLQAHLSSVKKELHDVKRQSAALQMQQFVGEEKNDLLDYLRSLQPEKVAELSEPTSPELKEIIHSVIHGLLATLSPKMHSKAPPLSDNASTGVLNVGSEDCAELVENTSLQFQPLISLTRDYLARLLFWCMLLGHYLKGLEYRMELTELLSLTNDAESDTLDGNHIA; this is encoded by the exons ATGGCGACCCTTCCCTCCTTCGtctccttctcttcttctcttcctctacTTCCTCTGCGccctcctcctcttcatccTCTTATCTCCTCCACCACGACCTCTAACCTCAAACCTAGAAGATTCTCAGGCCTAGTTCTCGCTTCTTCCTCCGCTTCTCCTTTTGACGATCTCAGCTCCAGAAGCAGCTCGCGCCCAATCCAATCCTCCAAATCCAAG AAATCAGTTCTCTCGAATTTGATACAAGAGATAGAACCATTGAACGTGAGCCTTATTCAGAAAGATGTTCCACCTACTACCGTGGATGCCATGAAAAGGACGATTTCGGGCATGTTGGGATTACTTCCATCTGATCAATTTCAAGTTCTTATTGAGGCCTTATGGGAACCTCTATCTAAGTTGTTGGTTTCTTCAATGATGACTGG GTATACCTTAAGGAATGCTGAATATAGGCTTTGCCTAGAACGGAATTTTGATATGTGTGacacaaaacttgaaaaacaaacacCAGAAAATTCTGAGGTTGATTTGCAAGGGATGTTGCTTGAAAGTgcaaacataatcaaatttcCTTCAAAAGATGAGTTTTCATCCAAAGATGGAGAAGTTACTGAAGACTCATTGGAGAATATTGATATTCAAGGTCTTGGTGAAGTGTCTCCTGAGGCTCTACAATATGTTCTTCATTTGCAGGCTCATTTATCTTCTGTCAAAAAG gAACTCCATGATGTCAAGAGACAAAGTGCTGCTCTTCAAATGCAACAGTTTgttggagaagaaaagaatgatTTGCTGGACTATTTGAGATCGCTACAGCCAGAAAAG GTAGCTGAGTTATCAGAACCAACATCACCTGAACTGAAAGAAATAATCCACTCTGTTATCCACGGTCTACTTGCAACCCTTTCTCCGAAGATGCATTCTAAGGCACCTCCTTTATCTGATAATGCCTCAACTGGAGTATTAAATGTTGGGAGTGAAGATTGTGCTGAACTTGTTGAGAACACTTCACTTCAGTTTCAGCCACTTATTTCATTAACGCGGGACTACCTAGCACGTCTCCTCTTCTG gTGCATGCTTCTAGGACACTACCTCAAAGGTCTTGAGTATCGGATGGAGCTGACGGAACTTTTGTCCCTGACTAACGATGCTGAAAGCGATACCCTTGATGGCAACCACATTGCATAA
- the LOC18767527 gene encoding pentatricopeptide repeat-containing protein At1g08070, chloroplastic, translating into MLGKQFSFRQKLQSCFCCSSQSALHLHTLPANLNISTDLAASLQGRISYPRLLQIHAQVFQVGAQQDNLIATRLIGHYPSHLALRVFHQLQKPNIFPFNAIIRVFAEEGLFSDAFSLFKSLKQTSLSPNDFTFSFLLKACFRSQNSRYVKQIHTHVMKMGFLCNSFVCASLLAVYAKGLKDLGSARLVFDEMPEKSIVCCWTSLIAGYALSGQSEQVLRLFLMMVDENLRPEDDTMVSVLSACSNLDIVDIEKWVTILSKVVSNVDAKKFGCDSVNTALVYLYGKWGKVEKSRDRFDQISDNGKQSVLPWNAMIGAFVQNGFPMESLSLFRVMVEDPKYRPNHVTMVSVLSACAQIGDLDLGRWVHEYLKSKGSKGVIGSNRILATALIDMYSKCGSLERAKEVFDQMVSKDIVSFNAMIMGLAVNSEGEEALRLFSRIQEFGLQPNAGTFLGALCACSHSGLSEEGRQIFNDMTSSFSVSSKLEHYACYVDLLARVGLVEEALEVVTSMPFEPNSFVWGALLGGCLLHSRVDLAQYVSNKLVRSDPDNSGGYIMLANAFASDRRWGDVSALRWVMREKGVNKQPGCSWISIDGVVHEFLVGCPSHPQIESIYNTLVGLVKEMKIGSV; encoded by the coding sequence atgttagGAAAACAATTTTCATTTCGTCAAAAGCTTCAAAGTTGCTTCTGCTGCTCATCTCAGTCTGCTCTTCACCTTCATACACTCCCAGCCAATCTCAATATCTCCACCGACTTAGCTGCTTCCCTACAGGGTCGTATTTCATACCCTCGTCTCCTTCAAATCCATGCTCAAGTCTTTCAAGTTGGTGCTCAGCAGGACAACCTGATCGCCACTCGTCTCATTGGCCATTACCCATCTCATCTCGCTCTCCGAGTCTTTCATCAGCtccaaaaacccaacattttTCCTTTCAATGCCATTATCAGGGTCTTTGCAGAGGAGGGTCTCTTCTCCGATGCGTTTTCCCTCTTCAAAAGCTTAAAGCAGACGTCCCTTTCCCCTAATGACTTCACCTTCTCTTTCCTTCTCAAGGCCTGCTTTCGCTCTCAAAATTCTCGTTATGTCAAACAAATTCATACCCATGTTATGAAAATGGGGTTTCTTTGCAACTCATTTGTCTGTGCCAGCCTACTTGCAGTGTATGCTAAGGGACTTAAGGATTTGGGTTCTGCACGCttggtgtttgatgaaatgcctGAGAAGAGTATCGTTTGCTGTTGGACATCGTTAATTGCTGGTTATGCTCTGTCAGGTCAGAGTGAGCAAGTTTTGCGGCTTTTCTTAATGATGGTTGATGAGAATTTGCGGCCAGAAGATGATACAATGGTTAGTGTTTTGTCTGCGTGTTCAAATCTTGACATAGTTGATATTGAGAAATGGGTTACAATTCTATCCAAAGTCGTCAGTAACGTTGACGCTAAGAAGTTTGGTTGTGACTCTGTCAACACTGCACTTGTTTATTTGTATGGGAAGTGGGGAAAGGTTGAGAAGAGTCGGGATCGATTTGATCAAATTTCTGATAATGGAAAGCAAAGTGTGCTTCCTTGGAATGCAATGATAGGTGCATTTGTTCAGAATGGTTTTCCTATGGAGTCTCTGAGTCTTTTCCGCGTAATGGTGGAAGATCCCAAGTATAGGCCTAACCATGTTACAATGGTCAGCGTGCTTTCAGCTTGTGCTCAAATTGGTGATTTAGACCTCGGCAGGTGGGTTCATGAGTACTTGAAATCTAAAGGAAGCAAAGGTGTGATAGGATCAAACAGAATTCTAGCCACTGCATTGATCGACATGTATTCAAAATGTGGGAGTTTGGAGAGAGCAAAAGAGGTTTTCGATCAGATGGTCTCCAAAGATATTGTTTCATTCAATGCCATGATCATGGGTCTTGCAGTTAACAGTGAAGGAGAGGAGGCCTTGAGGCTATTCTCTAGAATCCAAGAGTTTGGTTTACAACCCAATGCGGGTACGTTCCTTGGCGCTTTATGTGCATGCAGCCACTCTGGTTTATCCGAGGAAGGACGTCAAATATTTAACGACATGACCTCAagcttttctgtttcttcgAAATTAGAACATTATGCTTGCTACGTTGATCTGCTTGCAAGAGTAGGCCTAGTTGAAGAAGCTCTGGAGGTTGTAACATCCATGCCCTTTGAGCCTAATAGTTTTGTGTGGGGTGCTCTGCTTGGGGGCTGCCTGCTCCACTCAAGAGTAGACTTGGCTCAATATGTTTCCAACAAACTGGTTCGATCGGACCCTGACAATTCAGGAGGCTACATAATGCTGGCTAATGCATTTGCATCTGATCGTCGATGGGGTGATGTCTCTGCGCTGAGGTGGGTTATGAGGGAGAAGGGGGTCAACAAGCAGCCTGGCTGCAGCTGGATCAGCATCGACGGCGTGGTGCATGAATTTCTTGTGGGGTGCCCGTCACACCCTCAAATTGAGAGCATATATAATACGCTAGTTGGATTGGTGAAGGAAATGAAGATAGGAAGTGTTTAG
- the LOC18768200 gene encoding pumilio homolog 12 yields MERQGGEEVGLQYQWFNTTAASNNSNPIVPSSYTLPENHLRRESASENHHIYWDPTSGNPIVFQNAMLPNNPYQNLTPSQNTNPNDHLFFPANSLPNLSCTNNLNINGTDFADQAQHHQLTAALNRLSISNHHQSGGATLNPRVNSSSGGNGFTAQYQSSHYIREEEEYLERLKNQYILLMAEMDQYMRLHGSPVANHVTTSNHALPHRANFPLTDVGSTYTGASRVGSITSDQFGYGYNPMRPNNPVRNGVISSRGSRYANGSGRQRLSPSYSSSSLEQRGQVMTSNSVAKDGSRFSNGSLRQQHPTAFNLSLEELRGKIALVAKDHVGCRFLQKKVEEGKPEEVEMIFKEVMDADLRDLMVDQFGNEFIQKLVEATNKEGQSKMLDCVMSDEKKLKDICADQHGSRAMQKLLERVETREQQSSFMRLLKRITIPLSKTQPGYYVIQVCLKHFSPESTKGILELVLENCLALAKDKFGCCLVQSSVHYAYTEAKERLVADITEHARVLSEDPYGNYVVQYIIGLKIPRVTADILAQLRGSFVNLSMNKYGSNVIEKSLKEAGEEHVNRIINEMINSPNLLTLLQDPYGNYVAQSALGVSKGAAHNALVQLVRSHYPYLHSHLYGKRVLDKTRGHRNRC; encoded by the exons ATGGAGAGGCAGGGAGGGGAAGAGGTTGGGCTTCAATATCAGTGGTTTAATACTACAGCAGCATCAAACAATAGCAACCCTATTGTTCCTTCTTCCTATACCTTACCCGAAAACCACCTCCGTCGCGAATCGGCTTCCGAAAACCATCATATCTATTGGGATCCTACTTCGGGGAACCCAATTGTTTTTCAAAACGCCATGTTGCCAAACAATCCCTACCAAAACCTTACTCCCTCACAGAATACCAATCCGAATGATCATCTTTTTTTCCCTGCCAATAGTCTCCCAAACTTATCATGTACCAATAATCTCAACATCAACGGTACTGATTTTGCCGATCAGGCCCAACACCATCAGCTGACAGCAGCCTTGAATCGGCTAAGCATATCGAATCATCATCAGTCCGGTGGTGCCACATTGAATCCAAGAGTAAACAGCTCCTCAGGAGGTAATGGATTTACTGCTCAATACCAATCTTCTCATTATATCCGAGAGGAGGAGGAATATTTGGAGAGGTTGAAAAATCagtatattttgttaatggCCGAAATGGATCAGTACATGAGGCTTCATGGATCACCAGTTGCCAATCATGTTACTACTAGTAATCATGCTCTCCCCCATAGGGCAAATTTTCCTCTAACAGATGTGGGATCTACCTATACAGGAGCGAGTCGGGTCGGGAGTATTACTTCTGATCAATTTGGTTATGGATATAATCCAATGAGGCCTAATAATCCTGTTCGTAATGGTGTAATTAGTAGCAGGGGATCAAGGTATGCTAATGGATCTGGGCGACAGCGTTTGAGTCCTAGTTACTCATCATCTTCATTGGAACAAAGGGGCCAAGTGATGACTAGTAATTCAGTGGCTAAAGATGGATCAAGGTTTTCTAATGGCTCCCTACGGCAGCAGCATCCAACTGCTTTCAATCTATCCCTGGAAGAATTAAGGGGCAAAATTGCTTTGGTGGCCAAGGATCATGTGGGGTGTCGTTTTTTGCAGAAGAAGGTCGAGGAGGGCAAACCAGAGGAAGTTGAGATGATTTTTAAGGAGGTTATGGACGCAGATTTGCGTGACTTGATGGTTGATCAATTCGGCAACGAGTTCATCCAGAAACTTGTTGAAGCAACCAACAAAGAAGGACAGTCCAAAATGCTTGACTGTGTGATGAGTGATGAGAAAAAACTCAAGGACATTTGCGCTGATCAGCACGG AAGTCGAGCAATGCAGAAATTGCTAGAGAGAGTTGAGACCCGAGAGCAGCAGTCCTCGTTCATGCGACTTCTGAAGCGCATCACAATTCCCCTCAGCAAGACTCAGCCTGGTTATTATGTGATTCAAGTTTGCTTGAAACATTTCTCTCCTGAATCCACCAAG GGCATCCTGGAACTGGTGTTAGAGAACTGCCTTGCCCTAGCAAAGGACAAATTTGGGTGCTGCTTAGTGCAAAGCAGCGTTCATTATGCTTATACAGAGGCAAAGGAGCGTCTTGTGGCTGACATAACTGAACATGCTCGAGTCCTATCTGAAGATCCCTACGG GAACTATGTTGTCCAGTACATAATTGGATTGAAGATACCTCGTGTAACAGCAGATATACTAGCACAGCTGAGAGGGAGTTTTGTTAATCTCTCCATGAATAAGTATGGCAGCAACGTGATTGAGAAAAGCTTGAAAGAGGCTGGAGAAGAACATGTCAATAGGATTATTAACGAGATGATTAATAGTCCCAATTTACTGACTCTTCTTCAAGATCCTTATGGGAATTATGTTGCTCAGTCTGCTCTGGGAGTATCCAAG GGAGCTGCTCATAATGCTCTTGTGCAACTCGTTCGGAGCCATTACCCTTATCTTCACAGCCATCTCTATGGAAAGAGGGTGCTTGACAAAACCAGAGGACACAGGAATCGTTgctaa
- the LOC18768742 gene encoding thioredoxin domain-containing protein 9 homolog has translation MKKKGREYKLTQRPKFNFRPKAPKRDVLILASSNTVQNKRKNRPALFSPSLPLKSHFSSERKLLQNLFNSTMENRAVQEILEKQLLTVAKAVEDKLDEEISALDRVDDDDLEALRERRLQQMKKMAEKRSRWISLGHGEYTEIPAEKDFFSAVKASDRVVCHFYRENWPCKVVDKHLSILAKQHMETRFVKINAEKSPFLAEKLKIVVLPTIALIKNAKVDDYVVGFDELGGKDDFSTEELEERLAKAQVIFFEGESSLKSSAKTRSVRQSSNADSSDSE, from the exons atgaaaaaaaagggtaGGGAATACAAATTGACTCAAAGGCCCAAGTTCAATTTCAGACCCAAAGCACCAAAACGCGACGTTTTGATATTAGCATCCTCCAATACGGTccagaacaaaaggaaaaataggcCCGCCCTCTTTTccccctctctccctctgAAATCCCATTTTTCATCTGAACGAAAGCTTCTGCAAAATCTATTCAATTCAACAATGGAGAACCGAGCGGTCCAAGAG ATATTGGAGAAGCAATTGCTGACAGTAGCGAAGGCGGTGGAGGACAAGCTTGATGAGGAAATCTCAGCCCTAGATCGAGTGGATGATGACGATCTGGAGGCGCTCAGAGAGCGGAGGCTTCagcagatgaagaagatggcGGAAAAGCGCAGCCGTTGGATCTCCCTCGGCCATGGCGAGTACACCGAGATCCCCGCCGAGAAGGACTTCTTCTCCGCCGTCAAGGCCAGTGACCGCGTCGTCTGCCACTTTTACCGCGAAAATTGGCCCTGCAAG GTGGTGGACAAGCACTTGAGTATATTGGCGAAGCAACACATGGAGACACGTTTTGTGAAGATCAATGCTGAGAAAAGTCCATTCTTAGCAGAGAAGCTGAAGATCGTTGTTCTTCCAACCATTGCCCTTATTAAGAATGCCAAAGTGGATGATTATGTG GTCGGATTCGATGAGCTTGGGGGGAAAGACGACTTCAGCACAGAAGAACTGGAGGAGAGGTTGGCTAAAGCCCAAGTCATCTTCTTTGAGGGTGAATCATCTCTAAAGTCTAGTGCAAAAACCAGGAGTGTCCGGCAAAGCAGCAATGCGGACTCATCGGATTCAGAGTGA
- the LOC109950776 gene encoding peamaclein-like: protein MKLHFPLLLLLLCFILLSSSLMDPAMAQAKSGYCSDECSTRCAVAGVQDRCIEYCGICSEECKCVPSGNYGNKHECPCNKNKKGKHKCP from the exons ATGAAGCTCCACTttccacttcttcttcttcttctctgttttaTTCTTCTTAGCTCCTCTTTGATGGATCCAGCCATGGCTCAAGCTAAATCAG GATATTGCAGTGACGAGTGTTCAACGAGGTGTGCAGTAGCAGGAGTCCAAGATCGATGCATTGAGTATTGTGGGATATGCTCTGAAGAGTGCAAGTGTGTGCCTTCTGGGAATTATGGCAACAAGCATGAATGCCCTTgcaacaagaacaagaagggCAAGCACAAGTGCCCTTGA
- the LOC18768522 gene encoding peamaclein-like — MKFYFPLLLLLCFLLLGSSLMDPAMAQAKSKYCSDKCSTRCAVAGVQDRCIKYCGICCEECKCVPSGTYGNKHECPCYRDKKNKKGKPKCP; from the exons ATGAAGTTCTACTttccacttcttcttcttctctgttttcttcttcttggctCCTCTTTGATGGATCCAGCAATGGCTCAAGCTAAATCAA AATATTGCAGTGACAAGTGCTCAACGAGGTGTGCAGTAGCAGGAGTTCAAGATCGATGCATCAAGTATTGTGGGATATGCTGCGAAGAGTGCAAGTGTGTTCCTTCTGGGACTTATGGCAACAAGCATGAGTGCCCTTGCTACAGAgacaagaagaacaagaagggCAAGCCCAAGTGCCCTTGA
- the LOC18767922 gene encoding uncharacterized protein LOC18767922 encodes MAIDIRTLEERYISSCRRHHVLPNPAILAVLFKAKIKKTCHELCSLEISLDHLKETDFPPLLDLCIDLDASEIEAVDIHNESLYALDGNYALLLMHAINQKLRVVDLHDLSFGKDFLRDLSQRGLTCQVLTLRSSHFRKLNMMGEFMRIHTLNLDFSSSLTSFQEDCFTCMPNLMCLSLCDTRISNLWTTFAALSKLPSLVELRFQNWSCCNDVGSYSASSSGKSDDKTDSNQPNSVDYGGRLSVNVGDVTNQNSSTEQGLRNLFLINNVVINDDVQGMAEDSSDDSDLDFSNPLQEHGSVELLSNVFAGGNRQVNPPNEASFDNLQNQNEAEPFEGVFTKHIGDVTLTYISYHASPICFEKHYREYMIASLPHLRLLDNLPIRKIDQERAMIKFSEYFENLPYRRKHKENVVHMLQKREIRASQTHAQSHGQKTSNLYGKSQYFYTRSLCAAKMGSSAWPFLHPLSVSGSNLGGESRSFRPRQFEYHPSDSSLMVFGTLDGEVIVVNHENGKIVSYIPSLGAMNSVLGLCWLKKYPSKLIAGSDNGSLKLYDIHQMQSTIAGIYSGAGSVTFDDFDQLTSVHVNFTDELFLASGYSRDVALYDISSGRRLQVFTDMHQEHINVVKFANHSPSLFATSSFDQDVKMWDLRQKPIRPCYTSSSSRGNVMVCFSPDDHYLLVSAVDNEVRQLLAVDGRLHLNFEIASTGSSQNYTRSYYMNGRDYIISGSCDEHVVRICCAQTGRRLRDISLEGGGGSRSSMFVQSLRGDPFREFNMSILAAYMRPRSRSEIFKVNMLASSDYAKEHLDGQQAFPTNSMGG; translated from the exons ATGGCAATCGACATCCGAACATTGGAAGAGAG GTACATTAGTTCTTGCAGGAGGCACCATGTCCTACCCAATCCTGCAATTCTGGCTGTTCTCTTCAAG GCCAAGATTAAAAAAACTTGCCATGAGCTATGTAGCTTGGAGATTTCATTGGACCACCTTAAGGAGACTGATTTCCCGCCACTTCTTGATTTATGTATAGACCTTGATGCATCTGAGATCGAAGCAGTTGACATACACAATGAATCATTGTATGCTTTGGATGGAAATTATGCTTTGTTGTTGATGCACGCTATCAATCAAAAGCTTCGAGTTGTCGATCTCCATGATTTGTCATTTGGAAAGGATTTCTTGAG GGATCTTTCTCAGAGAGGTTTAACATGCCAAGTTTTAACCTTAAGGTCTTCGCATTTTCGGAAGCTCAACATGATGGGGGAGTTCATGCGGATACACACCCTTAACCTTGATTTTAGTTCTTCACTCACTAGTTTTCAGGAGGATTGTTTTACTTGCATGCCCAATCTTATGTGCCTCTCTCTCTGCGATACAAGAATTTCAAATCTCTGGACAACCTTTGCTGCACTTTCCAAACTCCCTTCTTTGGTTGAACTTCGATTTCAGAATTGGTCGTGTTGCAATGATGTTGGGTCTTATTCTGCATCATCTAGTGGGAAATCGGATGACAAAACTGATTCCAATCAGCCAAATAGTGTTGATTATGGTGGACGATTATCCGTTAATGTCGGGGATGTAACAAATCAGAACTCAAGCACCGAACAGGGGCTcaggaatttgtttttaattaataatgtgGTTATAAATGATGATGTACAAGGCATGGCTGAGGATTCATCAGATGATAGTGACTTAGATTTTTCTAATCCCCTGCAAGAACATGGTTCTGTGGAGCTATTATCAAATGTTTTCGCCGGGGGGAATAGACAGGTCAATCCACCAAATGAG GCGTCTTTTGATAACCTACAGAATCAAAACGAAGCAGAGCCCTTTGAAGGTGTCTTTACAAAGCATATTGGAGATGTTACATTGACATATATTTCTTATCATGCTTCGCCAATATGTTTCGAGAAACATTATAGAGAGTACATGATAGCCTCATTACCTCATTTGAGACTTTTAGATAACTTGCCTATTAGAAAGATTGATCAGGAAAGGGCTATGATTAAATTCTCAGAGTATTTTGAAAATCTACCTTATCGGAGAAAGCATAAAGAGAATGTTGTTCATATGTTACAGAAGCGTGAAATTAGAGCAAGCCAAACTCATGCGCAAAGTCATGGGCAAAAAACATCAAATCTCTATGGGAAGTCTCAATACTTCTATACCAGGTCTCTCTGTGCTGCAAAAATGGGATCTTCTGCTTGGCCTTTCTTGCATCCGCTTTCTGTTTCAGGCAGTAACTTGGGAGGTGAAAGTAGGAGCTTTCGTCCTAGGCAGTTTGAGTATCATCCATCTGACTCTAGCCTAATGGTCTTTGGAACATTAGATGGTGAAGTAATTGTAGTCAAccatgaaaatggaaaaattgtTAGTTACATCCCATCGCTAGGAGCAATGAATAGTGTGCTGGGACTCTGTTGGCTCAAGAAGTATCCCTCTAAG CTAATAGCTGGCTCGGATAATGGTTCATTGAAATTATACGATATCCATCAAATGCAATCAACTATAGCAGGAATATACAGTGGTGCCGGTTCTGTGACCTTTGACGATTTTGACCAATTGACTTCTGTTCATGTTAACTTCACGGATGAACTATTTCTTGCTAGTGGATACTCGAGAGATGTTGCTTTGTATGACATAAGTAGTGGAAGACGCTTGCAGGTGTTTACTGATATGCATCAGGAGCATATTAATGTAGTAAAGTTTGCAAACCATTCCCCATCTCTTTTTGCCACTTCTTCATTTGATCAGGATGTCAAGATGTGGGATCTAAGACAGAAACCAATACGGCCTTGCTATACCTCTTCAAGCTCTAGGGGTAATGTGATGGTTTGCTTTTCTCCAGATGATCACTATCTTCTTGTGTCAGCTGTTGACAATGAG GTTAGACAACTTCTGGCAGTTGATGGGAGACTTCACTTGAATTTTGAGATAGCCTCTACAGGAAGCTCTCAGAATTACACTCGATCCTATTACATGAATGGAAGGGATTACATCATCAGTGGAAGTTGTGACGAGCATGTAGTTCGCATATGTTGTGCTCAAACAGGGAGGCGCCTGAGGGATATATCTTTGGAG GGAGGAGGAGGATCTAGGAGTTCTATGTTTGTTCAATCTTTAAGGGGAGATCCTTTCAGA GAATTCAACATGAGTATCTTGGCAGCCTATATGCGTCCACGCTCGAGGTCTGAAATTTTCAAG GTCAATATGCTAGCATCTAGTGACTATGCCAAGGAACACCTTGATGGTCAGCAAGCTTTCCCAACCAATAGTATGGGAGGTTGA